The genomic interval TTAAATGGTTGAGCCGCGTTGGATGACTTCAGTAGCTCGGTTGGATGTCCGACGTCCCGGCTGCTGTCCGCGGACACGACATTTGGTGATCCGCGTTGAAATTACACTAGGAAAGAAGTTGAGGCGAACGCTCGCTGTAAAAAAGAAGATTGGATAAATCGGCATGCCAAGGAACGAAGTGGACGTCCCGGCGGTTGCCAACCGCGAGTGAAGAAGTGCTACTTGTCAGTCGGGCTCCCGCGTGGAACCTTCTCCCCTCCGGCTGCCTCTGCCTACGTGTGCGACGCCATCGCCCCAATCGCGTACCGCGTTGCCGCGAGTAGGCCCATCACTACCTCGTGCTCATTCCGGGCCGGGCTCGCAATAAATGGAAAAAATATATTCGCCCCGGCTTTGACCGTCTCGCCTCTTTTAGCTCCCCCGCCTATCAGACCGTACGGGTCCATTTGACCACGTGACCCAAATCCGCCACTTGGGCCCCatgcccccctcctcctcctcctcccccgccGCGGCTATATAACCGCGTCCGGACATTTTCCCGACAAACACTTCACCTTCACCAAGCACACAGCGCCCAGCAGCAGCAACTCGTCGACGCGGAGCAGAGGAGCGAAGGAGGCCGGCGAGATCGACGCAAATGCAGATGGACTCCTACTACTTCCACGACGACGCCCACTTCTTCGCCGGCTGCGGCGTCCCCGGCTCGCCGGACCTGCCCTTCGCCGACCTCATTGCGTCGCTCTGGGAGCCGCTGCCTGAGGTGGCCAGCCAAAGCGCGTGCCGGCAGTACCGCGGCGTCGGGCTGGAGCTTCCGGGCACGGCGCGGGGCGGGACGGGGAACGGGATCAACATCCACCGGAGGATGATGGACGTGCTGGGCAGGATGGGGCCGGCCACCGAGGAGGAGGAGCGGCCGCAGCACCAACAGCAGCAGGCGGCCGGCGCTGTCGAGAGCAGCCGCGGGTTCCGGCACATGATGCGCGAGCGCCAGCGCCGCGAGAAGCTCAGCCAGAGCTACGCCGACCTCCACGCCATGGTCTCCTCCCGTTCCAAGGTACTTCGACCGTCCGCGCCCGCTGTCCTCCCACATTCCATTTCACTGGTGCTCGAATGCCATGTGCTGAATGAACGAGTGATGCCATTGCAGCAGGACAAGAACTCGATCGTGCAGTCCGCGGCCGTCTACATCCACGAGCTCAAGGTCGCCAAGGAGCAGCTCCAGAGGAGGAACGACGAGCTCAAGGCCAAGATCCTGGGGCACGACGCGCAGCAGCAGTGCGTCAAGGTCCAGTTCGAGGTGGACGAGCCCTCGTCCTCCATCGACTCCATGATCGGGGCCCTCACGCGCCTCAAGAGCATGAACGTCAAGACCAGGGGGATCCACTCCATCTTGTCCGGCCAGCGATTGACGACGGAGATGAATGTCGAAACCACGGTGAGCTAGCTTCATTTTTCTTACCTTAGTCCTCCTACCTGCTTTGTTGACAATAATAAACCGGACTAAACTTTTAAGAAGTTGGAAAATATACAACAGTTGAGTCACCTGCAAGATTTTTCGGAATTTCCGTGTTGTTTTAGTACACTACTACATCATCGATATACATTACTAGTACGTCATTGCACTGTTGGATAGGGACTGCATCATCGATACGATAACGATGAGGATTGTAAAATTGATTCAAGAAATGACTGCAATATGTTTTAAATCCTGTGGTTTTATCGAAAGCTACAAAACATCTTGGTTGTGAGAATCCGGATTAAGCCATGTGAGGATCAAAGTATACCATAAAATTGCTGAAAGAACATATTAATTCATTCCACCGTTTACACTTTTCATCAAAGTTTGAAACTCGGTCTTTTCAAATACAAATCACGAGAAAGCACAGCTTAAAATTTTGAGTAAGACAAATTAAAAATTTGACTATCGTCGAGGAATCTGTGTCAAAAGTTGTGCTAGAAACCCTCTGACTTCTgaagacatcattagaacatatCCTTTGCCAGGTCCCATGTTATAAAATCTGCAGGGCCAATCCTTGTCTAATTAATCCGCATCCGCTGTTACTGTCAGACTAAATAAATTCTGCAGCTACTATTAGGTCAATTCTTTTCGCAAGAATCGAACAATCATGCCCTTTTTAAGTAGTAATCAGCAAATGAATCAAGTCAACGGATCCCCAATCTGAATAATGCAGTGTCAAGCTTAACATTTACCCAAGGTTCAATGCATGATTGATCAGTCTGATGTTATACTCCGTATATAGTAAGCCACTTGTACACTCTTAACTAACCACGCTGCTTTCctcacgtgtcatattcacagatTGCGGCTTGCGAGGTAGAAAAGGCAGTGGAGGAGGCTCTCCAGGAAGTAGAGAGGAATCAGCTGCCTGACAGCGAGGCCCCGTTTCCCGGAAGCAGGAGCGCCTGGCCTCAAACATCGCACGTGCAAAATGTGTTCTGATCGGTTTCTGACCACAAGGGTCATGAGACCCATCTGTTCATTGTTTTTTCTCCTCTCGTTTTGTCTCCTTTCTTAtgatgatggagcaagtgaagatcTCCACATGCCCTTGCCTGCGTACTGGTGGTTGTACTCTCGATCGACCCTCGTGTTTAGTCCTAGTGGGATTTTTTAGGGGCTGTGAAGGTGTAAGTAGCTCTTCAGATGTGTAGGTGGTGAGGTCAACTTGGAATCAAATGGGTTGGAAAAAAATTGAAGAGGATCTACTCGCACGGTTTGGCCTGGCGCTTACGTTTGGCCCTAGCAAGGAAGAGAAAAGGATATGACAACTTACAAGGATTACCAAACGTTTGGAAGAAGACGGGCCAGCAAGCCTTGGTTGCTGAGACTGTAAATTTGCATCCACCCAATGTTCGAAATCGAGTATATATTT from Triticum urartu cultivar G1812 unplaced genomic scaffold, Tu2.1 TuUngrouped_contig_4844, whole genome shotgun sequence carries:
- the LOC125528398 gene encoding transcription factor BHLH148 isoform X2 produces the protein MQMDSYYFHDDAHFFAGCGVPGSPDLPFADLIASLWEPLPEVASQSACRQYRGVGLELPGTARGGTGNGINIHRRMMDVLGRMGPATEEEERPQHQQQQAAGAVESSRGFRHMMRERQRREKLSQSYADLHAMVSSRSKDKNSIVQSAAVYIHELKVAKEQLQRRNDELKAKILGHDAQQQCVKVQFEVDEPSSSIDSMIGALTRLKSMNVKTRGIHSILSGQRLTTEMNVETTIAACEVEKAVEEALQEVERNQLPDSEAPFPGSRSAWPQTSHVQNVF
- the LOC125528398 gene encoding transcription factor BHLH148 isoform X1, with the translated sequence MQMDSYYFHDDAHFFAGCGVPGSPDLPFADLIASLWEPLPEVASQSACRQYRGVGLELPGTARGGTGNGINIHRRMMDVLGRMGPATEEEERPQHQQQQAAGAVESSRGFRHMMRERQRREKLSQSYADLHAMVSSRSKQDKNSIVQSAAVYIHELKVAKEQLQRRNDELKAKILGHDAQQQCVKVQFEVDEPSSSIDSMIGALTRLKSMNVKTRGIHSILSGQRLTTEMNVETTIAACEVEKAVEEALQEVERNQLPDSEAPFPGSRSAWPQTSHVQNVF